A section of the Pochonia chlamydosporia 170 chromosome 2, whole genome shotgun sequence genome encodes:
- a CDS encoding DDE superfamily endonuclease, with the protein MPNSRKLTNLEESTIVRYILDLDSRSFPPRLSGVQDMANRLLADRDAPPVGVNWASNFVKRQPQLSTRFTRRYDYQRALCEDPKIIKPWFKLVRNTVAKYGIQDEDFHNFDETGFMMGVISTTMVVTSSDRRGKPSLAQPGDRKWVAVLQSINSRGEAIPPFIIAAGQYHLGNWYEDSALPKDWVISTTHNGWTTNEKAVDWIRHFEKHTKPKSRGAYRLLILDGHESHHSTEFEVFCKDHKIITLCMPSHSSHILQPLDVGCFGPLKKAYGKEIEGLMRAHVTHITQADFFPAFCTAFKAAMTKTNIQGAFRGAGLVPFDPNSVLSRLDVRLRTPTPVEEAPELPNPWVPKTPNNPTEATSQTDYIKRRISRHQGSSPTSILTAVDQITKGTCGIMHQVALLKAEVNQLREANALLSKRHRAKKTRLRQGGSMTISEGQALQDQNDVEEQIQQEDRKTRGRKPRDETKGRRCGVCGNTGHNARTCQIDLETSNEEDSSED; encoded by the coding sequence ATGCCTAATTCTCGAAAACTTACAAATCTGGAGGAATCAACAATTGTCAGATACATCCTTGACCTAGACTCGAGatcttttcctccccggcttagtggtgtgcaagatatggcgaatcgcCTGCTCGCCgatcgcgacgcgcctcCTGTGGGAGTcaactgggcttcaaactttgtcaagcgccaaccacagctgtctacgcgttttacgcgtcGATATGACTATcagagggccttatgcgaagatccaaagataattaaACCTTGGTTTAAGCTTGTACGCAACACAGTtgcgaaatacggcatacaAGACGAGGATTttcacaactttgacgagactggctttatgatgggcgtaatctcaaccacaatggtagttacaagctcagatagacgtggcaagccaagtttagCTCAACCAGGTGACAGAAAATGGGTTGCAGTACTCCAATCTATTAATTCCCGAGGCGAAGCTATCCCGCCATTTATTATAGCTGCGGGGCAATATCACCTTGGaaactggtatgaagatagcgCGCTAccaaaggattgggttatctctacaactcataacggctggactacaaatgagaaagccgtAGATTGGATCCGGCACTttgaaaagcatactaaaccTAAAAGTCGTGGCGCATATCGacttcttatcctagatggACACGAAAGTCACCACTCAACCGAATTCGAAGTCTTCTGCAAAGACCataagattatcacgctttgtatgccatctcattcatcccacattcttcagccattagatgttggctgttttgggccgctaaagaaggcatatggcaaagaaattgaaggacttatgAGGGCGCACGtcacacacatcacacaagCTGACTTCTTTCCCGCGTTTTGCACCGCctttaaagccgcaatgaccAAAACAAATATCCAAGGAGCTTTTAGAGGCGCAGGACTTGTTCCATTCGATCCAAATAGTGTCTTATCGCGTCTGGATGTAAGGCTGCGgactccaacaccagttgaAGAGGCACCTGAGCTACCAAATccgtgggttccaaagaccccaaacaatccaacCGAGGCAACTTCACAGACTgactatattaaaagacgAATTAGTCGCCATCAGGGAAGCTCGCCGACGTCAATTTTAACTGCTGTGGATCAGATTACAAAGGGAACATGCGGAATTATGCATCAGGTCGCGCTCTTAAAGGCTGAGGTCAACCAACTTCGGGAAGCAAATGCactactaagcaagcggcATAGAGCTAAAAAAACACGATTGCGCCAAGGCGGCAGTATGACTATCtccgagggacaagctcttcaggatcagaatgatgtggaagagcagatacagcaagaagatcgcaaaACTAGAGGTCGGAAGCCTCGGGATGAGACGAAGGGacggcgatgtggtgtgtgcggcaacACTGGCCATAATgcgcgaacttgtcagattgattTGGAAACATCTAATGAAGAGGATAGCAGTGAGgattaa
- a CDS encoding HSF-type DNA-binding protein (similar to Colletotrichum fioriniae PJ7 XP_007595223.1): MLMRGPYIDGLASLANLSILYVSLWEGRSSTFAPNLGTGGMELYNSMGLQSKTEMKMQPRYKSVAPFVQKLKRYTPRLLDDPNNKQLVRWSEDGDCIVVPDKDQFADVVLPELFKHNNYTSFVRQLNAYGFSKRVSLTDNSMRARERKLAGLSEFSHPCFKRAHPSLLPLVRKKNDSNRAKPRGPRETAVDDAVTSENDQHGSKRRLQEVTMPIQRIDSSSTSTGTLLLEAKASVAIRNVLQEVREQQKQIVNLIDRQHEVNKDLQDQNIRFQHLHDQHQDSINAILRCIAVIFPNLDGHEKRHGTSSHASSQIASDLRQPAGNGSLNAIDVDRVT, encoded by the exons atgctgatgcgtGGACCTTATATAGACGGCCTTGCCTCTTTAGCTAACCTTAGTATATTATATGTATCCTTGTGGGAAGGCCGCTCATCCACCTTTGCACCAAATCTGGGGACGGGCGGTATGGAACTTTACAACAGCATGGGGTTGCAGTCTAAGACTGAAATGAAAATGCAACCTAGGTATAAGAGCGTAGCTCCATTTGTGCAAAAGTTAAAAAGGTAC ACGCCTAGACTACTCGACGATCCAAATAACAAGCAGCTGGTTCGCTGGTCTGAAGATGGTGACTGCATCGTGGTTCCTGATAAGGATCAGTTCGCTGACGTTGTACTTCCTGAGCTGTTTAAACACAATAATTATACATCTTTTGTGAGGCAACTAAACGCGTACGGCTTCAGCAAACGGGTATCACTCACGGACAACAGCATGCGGGCAAGGGAACGCAAACTGGCCGGTTTAAGCGAATTTTCGCACCCTTGTTTCAAGCGTGCGCATCCGAGTTTGTTGCCACTGGTTAGGAAGAAGAATGATAGCAACAGAGCAAAACCACGAGGGCCACGAGAAACTGCGGTCGATGATGCAGTGACGAGCGAAAATGATCAGCATGGAAGTAAGAGAAGGCTCCAAGAAGTGACGATGCCGATACAAAGAATTGACAGCAGCTCAACCTCCACAGGTACTTTATTGCTTGAAGCTAAGGCTTCGGTCGCTATTCGAAACGTGCTCCAGGAAGTACGCGAACAACAGAAACAGATTGTCAACCTTATCGATCGACAACATGAGGTCAACAAGGACTTGCAGGATCAAAATATCCGCTTTCAGCACCTTCATGACCAACACCAGGATTCAATTAACGCCATCTTGAGATGTATTGCTGTTATCTTTCCGAATTTGGATGGGCATGAGAAGAGACATGGCACGAGCAGCCACGCCTCCAGCCAAATAGCATCAGACTTGCGACAACCTGCGGGTAATGGCAGCTTGAATGCAATTGATGTCGATAGGGTAACTTGA
- a CDS encoding transposase-like protein (similar to Beauveria bassiana ARSEF 2860 XP_008602852.1), with product MLCQKKSETAVADVQLLEGLKKQFDKDVFQRKLVKWIVETNQPFRVAESGPLRDIFDYLNPVVSITNANLSHDAIRRRITEEYQFFRLHVISVLRQSPSDMDSAFDGWTSRNRHPLFVVFGLPNLTDRHTGENIAESVREILESFELSKDKIGYFTLDNASNNDNAMVYLGQYYELQDPMKRRVQCFGHVVHLVARAMLLGKDDVSDAAEDDIDAEAYDAWLRSGPMGKLHNLVIWIHRSIELLRCSGKPRHRTARRVGPVPWMSLLITIPDGSPNFT from the exons ATGCTTTGTCAGAAAAAGAGTGAAACAGCAGTCGCAGACGTACAATTGCTCGAGGGCTTGAAGAAGCAGTTCGACAAGGATGTGTTTCAGCGTAAGCTCGTCAAATGGATAGTTGAGACAAATCAGCCATTCAGGGTTGCAGAAAGTGGACCACTTCGCGATATTTTTGATTATCTTAATCCCGTTGTCAGTATCACAAATGCCAATCTATCTCATGATGCAATTCGACGACGAATAACAGAGGAGTATCAATTCTTCCGCCTCCATGTCATTAGCGTCTTGCGGCAAAGTCCAAGCGATATGGATAGCGCTTTTGACGGTTGGACATCCCGCAATCGGCATCCATTATTCG TAGTGTTTGGACTCCCCAATCTTACTGATCGTCACACCGGCGAGAATATTGCGGAAAGCGTCCGTGAAATTTTGGAGTCGTTCGAGCTGAGCAAGGACAAaattgggtattttacccttgatAATGCCTCGAATAATGATAACGCAATGGTGTATCTGGGCCAATACTACGAGCTGCAGGATCCCATGAAGCGcagggttcaatgtttcggGCATGTTGTTCACTTGGTTGCAAGGGCGATGCTGCTCGGCAAAGACGATGTAAGCGATGCAGCGGAGGATGACATCGATGCCGAAGCCTATGATGCATGGCTGAGAAGTGGCCCAATGGGAAAGCTTCACAACTTAGTTATCTGGATTCATCGGTCCATAGAGTTACTGAGATGCTCCGGGAAGCCCAGACACAGGACGGCGAGAAGAGTTGGCCCGGTTCCCTGGATGTCGCTATTGATAACAATACCCGATGGCTCTCCCAATTTTACATGA